From the genome of Malus sylvestris chromosome 6, drMalSylv7.2, whole genome shotgun sequence, one region includes:
- the LOC126627282 gene encoding protein SPIRAL1-like 5: MSRGGSYGGGQSSLGYLFGSDDQKQSPPPTAKPVIPPYGIDRFDSSIEFKPPDTPTNSSEKQKNSNNYHRAEGQNSGNFLTDRPTIKVKSAPGGDSSLGYLFGAK; encoded by the exons ATGAGTAGAGGTGGGAGCTATGGTGGGGGACAAAGCTCATTGGGGTACTTGTTTGGCTCAGATGATCAGAAGCAAAGTCCACCTCCAACAGCTAAGCCAGTAATACCCCCATATGGCATCGATAGATTTGATTCCAGCATTGAATTTAAGCCTCCAGATACTCCTACTAACTcttcagaaaaacaaaaaaattccaaCAACTATCACAGAGCTGAAGGCCAAAATTCTGGGAACTTCTTAACT GATCGTCCGACGATAAAAGTTAAATCAGCTCCTGGTGGAGATTCATCACTTGGGTACTTGTTTGGAGCTAAGTGA